The sequence TTGAGAGACTTGAGACTGCCGTCCTTGGCATATCCGAAGAAATCCGTTCCGTATTAGGGGGAATTCCCAGTTCCATGGCCGAAGCAGAAGGAAATACGCCTCCTCGCCGGCCGGTAAAGCAGGAGATAGGCCGGTTGCTGGGTCTGCTGAAGGATAGCGACAGCGAGGCGGTAGACTATTTCAATGCGGTGAAGAATCAATTAAAGGCATGGATGGAGCCGGAAGACTGGCGCGAGATGGAACGATCGATCGGGATATTCGATTTTGAAGACGCGATTGACCGGATTGAAAGGGTGGCAAGGAGCAGCAATCAGTATATTGAGGGTGATGAAAATGCTTGACCTGAGACCCGTTGTATTAGTAGTGGATGATACACCTGATAACATTGCTTTACTTAGCGGCCTCCTGAAAGAATGGTATAGAGTAAAAATCGCCACGAACGGCGAAAAAGCGCTCGCGGTAGCCAAGTCCGCACCGCCAGATTTAATTCTGCTGGATATCATGATGCCGGTTATGGACGGTTATGAAACATGCCGGCAATTGAAAATGGATAAGGAACTGGAGGATATTCCGGTCATCTTTCTAACCGCCAAAGAAGAAGCGGAGGATGAGAACAAAGGCTTCGAGCTGGGGGCGGTAGACTATATTACGAAACCGATCAGCGCTCCAGTTCTGCTGTCGCGGGTGAAGACGCATTTGACTCTCAAGCAGTCCAATGATTTCCTCAAAGACAAGAACCATTTTCTTGAAAAGGAGATATCTAGGCGGATCAAGGAAATTTCTCTCGTGCAGGAGGTGACCATCATGTCGATGGCTGCCCTTGCTGAGATTAGGGATGTTGACACCGGAAACCATATCCAGCGAACGAAGCTGTATATAGAAGAACTGGCCACTCACCTCGCCCGGACTCCCCAATACAGCGGGATCTTAAACCGGGAGACGGTTGACCTGATCGTCACCTCGGCTCCGCTTCATGACATC is a genomic window of Paenibacillus durus ATCC 35681 containing:
- a CDS encoding two-component system response regulator, with the translated sequence MLDLRPVVLVVDDTPDNIALLSGLLKEWYRVKIATNGEKALAVAKSAPPDLILLDIMMPVMDGYETCRQLKMDKELEDIPVIFLTAKEEAEDENKGFELGAVDYITKPISAPVLLSRVKTHLTLKQSNDFLKDKNHFLEKEISRRIKEISLVQEVTIMSMAALAEIRDVDTGNHIQRTKLYIEELATHLARTPQYSGILNRETVDLIVTSAPLHDIGKVGIPDHILLKPGSLTREEFEIMKTHTTLGKEAILRAEQLMNKKETFFRYAKEIVYSHHEKWDGTGYPEGLAGERIPLSARLMAVADVYDALTSKRVYKEAMSHEQAVEIIEGNAGKHFDPDIVRIFLGCQRKFQEISALYQNEEVH